The nucleotide sequence GCCGAGGAAGTGCGCGGTGAGGGGGGTGCCCATCAGCTCGCCCACATTGCTGCCGGCGAAGCCGTTGATCTCCGCGGCGATGGTGGAGGCGGCCGTCGAAGCGGCCTCGATCTGCTTGGGGTTGGGCGCGCCATGGCCCTGACGTGCCGTCAACAGGCCTTTGCCCAGGCCCTTCGGCTTCAGATGCGTCGACAGGGAGTTGTCCAGAGACTGCATGACCAGGCCGATGATGGTCCGCTCCGACCAGCGGCGATTGGAGAGGGAACGGGCCACCAGCAAGGGGTGTTTCGCGGCGTGCGCCAGCCAGCCGAGCACGCGGGAGGCGTCCGACGCGGTGCCGCCCGCGTACGGGACCTGGAGGATCGACAGGCCACCCATCGCGTTGGAGCCCCTGCCGTAGCGGACCGGCTCGATGTGGGTGTTCTCGTCGGGGTGGATGGAGGAGGTGATCGCCACGCCGCGGGTGAAGTCGACCTCGGGCGCGCCGTGGGCCTTGCGGTAGCGGCGCCTGTCGGTCTGGGCGCCGACCAGGGCCTCCGAGTTGGTGCGGGTCAGCATGCCCAACCGGTCCGAGATGTGCGGCAGTTGGCCGTTCGCCTTCATACGGTGCAGCAGGGTCTGGGTGCCGTAGGTGCCGGCCGCGAGGACGACGCGGCGGGCCTTCAGCACCCGGGAGGCACCCTTGCGGCGCTTGTCGGTCGGGAGGGTCGTGACGGCGTAGCCGCCCTGCGAGTCCTCGGTGAGGGCGACGACCGTGGTCATCGGGTGGACGACCGCGCCCGCCTTCTCGGCGAGGTGGAGGTAGTTCTCGTTGAGGGTGTTCTTCGCGCCGTGGCGGCAGCCGGTCATGCACTCGCCGCACTCGGTGCAGGCGTTGCGGGCGGGGCCCGCGCCGCCGAAGTAGGGGTCCGCCACCTGGTCGCCTGGGACCGCCTTCGCCTTGCCGTCGGCGTCCTCGCCGTCGCCGAAGAAGACGCCGACCGGGGCGAGGTGGAAGCTGTCACCGACGCCCATCCGCTCGGCGGCG is from Streptomyces sp. NBC_01314 and encodes:
- a CDS encoding GMC family oxidoreductase N-terminal domain-containing protein, translated to MPQDAYDYDVIVVGSGFGGSVTALRLTEKGYRVGVLEAGRRFTRATLPRNSWDLKNYLWAPALGMYGLQRIHLLGNVMVLAGAGVGGGSLNYANTLYVPPKPFFEDPQWKDITDWQEELKPYYDQARRMLGVRLNPTMTPSDVHLKAAAERMGVGDSFHLAPVGVFFGDGEDADGKAKAVPGDQVADPYFGGAGPARNACTECGECMTGCRHGAKNTLNENYLHLAEKAGAVVHPMTTVVALTEDSQGGYAVTTLPTDKRRKGASRVLKARRVVLAAGTYGTQTLLHRMKANGQLPHISDRLGMLTRTNSEALVGAQTDRRRYRKAHGAPEVDFTRGVAITSSIHPDENTHIEPVRYGRGSNAMGGLSILQVPYAGGTASDASRVLGWLAHAAKHPLLVARSLSNRRWSERTIIGLVMQSLDNSLSTHLKPKGLGKGLLTARQGHGAPNPKQIEAASTAASTIAAEINGFAGSNVGELMGTPLTAHFLGGCPIGATAADGVIDPYHRLYGHPGISVVDGAAVSANLGVNPSLTITAQAERAMSYWPNNGEPDHRPAPGAGYERLGPVEPLHPAVPADAFGALRLPLVPVPTVPPRSAQEK